In Molothrus ater isolate BHLD 08-10-18 breed brown headed cowbird chromosome 20, BPBGC_Mater_1.1, whole genome shotgun sequence, the following are encoded in one genomic region:
- the ANGPTL2 gene encoding angiopoietin-related protein 2: protein MMPTRFICLILVTVVGVTTSETQEFEGNDKEKAQEFIYMNRYKRSSDTQDKCTYTFIVPQQRVTGAICVNSKEPEILLENRVNKQELQLLNNELLKQKRQIETLQQLVEVDGGIVNEVKLLRKESRNMNSRVTQLYMQLLHEIIRKRDNALELSQLENKILNQTADMLQLANKYKDLEHKYQHLMSIANNQTIIIAQLEEHCQRMPSIKPLPQTPQPPIKVYQPPTYNRINNQISTNEIQSDQNLKVLPPTLPTMPAVTSIPTSTDKPSGPWRDCLQALEDGHDTSSIYLVKPENTNQLMQVWCDQRHDPGGWTVIQRRLDGSVNFFRNWETYKQGFGNIDGEYWLGLENIYWLTNQGNYKLLITMEDWSGRKVFAEYASFRLEPESEYYKLRLGRYNGNAGDSFTWHNGKQFTTLDRDHDVYTGNCAHYQKGGWWYNACAHSNLNGVWYRGGHYRSRYQDGVYWAEFRGGSYSLKKVVMMIRPNPNTFH from the exons ATGATGCCAACAAGATTCATCTGTTTAATACTAGTAACTGTTGTGGGAGTTACTACAAGTGAAACACAGGAATTTGAAGGCAATGACAAGGAAAAAGCTCAAGAATTCATTTATATGAATAGATATAAGCGTTCCAGTGACACACAGGACAAATGCACTTACACGTTTATTGTACCTCAGCAGAGAGTGACAGGTGCCATTTGTGTTAATTCTAAGGAGCCTGAAATTCTGCTTGAAAACAGGGTAAATAAACAAGAATTACAGTTACTTAACAATGAACTTCTTAAACAAAAGAGACAAATAGAAACTCTCCAGCAACTGGTAGAGGTGGATGGTGGAATTGTTAATGAAGTCAAACTGTTaagaaaagagagcagaaatatGAATTCTCGTGTCACACAACTCTACATGCAGCTATTACATGAAATTATCCGAAAACGTGATAACGCCTTAGAACTTTCTCAActtgaaaataagattttgaaCCAAACTGCAGACATGTTGCAGCTTGCAAACAAATACAAAGACTTAGAGCACAAGTATCAACATTTGATGTCAATCGCCAATAATCAGACAATAATAATTGCCCAGCTGGAAGAACATTGTCAAAGAATGCCATCCATAAAGCCACTGCCACAAACTCCACAACCACCAATTAAAGTGTACCAGCCTCCTACTTACAATCGCATTAATAACCAGATATCTACTAATGAGATTCAAAGCGATCAGAACTTAAAGGTTCTGCCACCTACCTTACCAACCATGCCTGCAGTTACTAGTATTCCAACTTCAACTGATAAACCATCTG GGCCCTGGAGAGACTGTCTACAAGCATTAGAAGACGGCCATGACACAAGCTCCATCTATCTtgtaaaaccagaaaacacaAACCAGCTTATGCAGGTCTGGTGTGACCAACGGCATGACCCTGGTGGCTGGACTGTCATTCAGAGACGGCTGGATGGCTCTGTCAACTTTTTCAGGAACTGGGAAACGTACAAG CAAGGATTTGGTAATATAGATGGAGAATATTGGCTCGGATTAGAAAACATCTATTGGTTAACAAATCAAGGCAACTACAAACTGCTCATAACAATGGAAGACTGGTCAGGTCGAAAAGTATTTGCTGAGTATGCCAGCTTCAGACTGGAGCCAGAGAGTGAGTACTACAAGCTGAGACTGGGACGCTACAACGGCAACGCGGGAGATTCTTTCACGTGGCACAATGGCAAACAGTTCACCACGCTAGACCGGGACCACGATGTATATACAG GTAACTGTGCTCATTACCAGAAGGGAGGATGGTGGTACAATGCATGTGCTCACTCAAATCTCAATGGAGTCTGGTATCGTGGAGGACACTACCGCAGTCGATATCAGGATGGTGTTTACTGGGCTGAATTCCGGGGAGGATCATATTCACTAAAGAAAGTTGTTATGATGATAAGACCTAACCCTAACACATTTCACTGA